One window of the Hippoglossus hippoglossus isolate fHipHip1 chromosome 9, fHipHip1.pri, whole genome shotgun sequence genome contains the following:
- the slc25a37 gene encoding mitoferrin-1 isoform X2 produces the protein MLMLGGGSYRCCAHVESARTQRRTRMQCLQPDPNAQYRSVYGALKRIIQTEGIFRPLRGLNITMMGAGPAHALYFACYERVKRSLSDVIQSGGNSHLANGLAGSVATVLHDAVMNPAEVVKQRMQMYNSPYRGLLDCVQTISRTEGMGAFYRSYSTQLTMNIPFQAVHFITYELMQEQLNPHRHYHPGSHILSGAAAGAISAAITTPLDVCKTLLNTQENVALHSMKISGHLTGMANTFRTVYRLGGMAAFFKGVQARIIYQMPSTAIAWSVYEFFKYFLTKQ, from the exons ATGCTAATGCTAGGAGGGGGATCTTATCGATGTTGTGCACATGTGGAATCAGCCCGCACACAGCGAAGG ACCAGGATGCAGTGCCTGCAGCCAGACCCGAACGCACAGTACAGAAGTGTGTATGGGGCTCTGAAACGGATCATTCAGACCGAGGGGATCTTCAGGCCTCTGAGGGGCCTCAACATCACCATGATGGGAGCGGGGCCGGCCCATGCGCTCTACTTCGCCTGCTACGAGCGGGTCAAACGCTCACTCAGTGACGTCATTCAGAGTGGAGGCAACAGCCATTTAGCCAACG GTCTGGCAGGTAGTGTGGCCACTGTGCTCCATGATGCAGTCATGAACCCAGCTGAAG TGGTAAAGCAGCGGATGCAAATGTACAACTCTCCATATCGAGGACTGCTGGACTGTGTTCAAACGATATCGCGGACCGAAGGCATGGGCGCGTTCTACCGCAGCTACAGCACGCAGCTGACCATGAACATCCCCTTCCAGGCCGTTCATTTCATCACCTACGAGCTGATGCAGGAACAGTTAAACCCCCACAGACATTACCACCCTGGCAGCCACATACTGTCGGGAGCAGCGGCAGGAGCCATTTCTGCGGCGATAACCACTCCGCTCGACGTTTGTAAAACGCTGCTCAACACCCAAGAGAATGTAGCGCTGCACTCCATGAAAATCAGCGGCCACTTAACAGGGATGGCCAACACCTTCAGGACAGTGTATCGGCTTGGCGGAATGGCAGCCTTCTTCAAAGGGGTCCAAGCAAGGATTATATACCAGATGCCCTCCACTGCCATCGCCTGGTCCGTGTATGAGTTCTTCAAGTACTTCCTGACGAAGCAGTAG
- the entpd4 gene encoding ectonucleoside triphosphate diphosphohydrolase 4 isoform X2: MGRISFSCLFPASWHFSLSSQVLPRLLVPSLRQLLFIGLVLCLIGLLYLQLVTGKGHASWIRKENNFHRHLARVTDVDATDTSNPDLNYGLVVDCGSSGSRVFVYCWPRHNGNPHELLDIRQMRDQHRKPVVMKIKPGISELAKTPEKASNYIYPLLSFAAEHIPKNKHQETPLYILCTAGMRILPESQQEALLEDLRTDIPVHFNFLFSDSHVEVISGKQEGVYAWIGINFVLGRFNHVHNDGEAVVEVHVPGSDQQEALVRKRTAGVLDMGGVSTQIAYEVPKTEEVAKNLLAEFNLGCDAHRTEHVYRVYVSTFLGFGGNAARRRYEERLTRNTATRNKFLGQQIGETAESPLLDPCLPADLQDEIGPSAQKLHLRGTGDFDRCRQILQPFLNHTNETHTSLSGIYQPAIDYSNSQFYGFSEFYYCTEDVLRMGGDYNASKYTRAAKSYCATQWKTLRERFDSGLYASHADLHRLKYQCFKSAWMYEVLHSGFSFPANYKNLKTALLVYDKEVQWTLGAILYRTRFLPLRDIQQETLKGAHSHWRHNFSFFNNHYLFLACFFIVLLSIMLYLMRLRRIHRHAAQLCTPSSVPWLEEGLSSPTLPITL; encoded by the exons ATGGGAAG GATCAGCTTTTCGTGCCTGTTCCCAGCCTCCTGGCACTTCAGCCTGTCGTCCCAGGTTCTTCCTCGGCTCCTCGTCCCTTCCCTCAGACAGCTGCTCTTCATCGGCCTGGTGCTCTGCCTCATAGGACTGCTCTACCTGCAGCTTGTCACGGGAAAGGGCCACGCCAGCTGGATCAGGAAGGAAAATAATTTCCACAG GCACTTGGCAAGGGTGACTGATGTGGATGCGACGGATACCAGCAACCCCGACCTGAACTACGGCTTGGTGGTGGACTGTGGCAGCAGCGGCTCTAGAGTATTTGTTTACTGCTGGCCCAGGCACAATGGTAATCCTCATGAGCTGTTGGACATCCGGCAAATGCGAGATCAACACCGCAAGCCAGTGGTAATGAAGATCAAACCGG GTATCTCTGAATTGGCTAAAACGCCAGAGAAAGCAAGTAATTATATTTATCCACTGCTGAGCTTTGCAGCCGAACACATTCCCAAAAATAAGCACCAGGAAACCCCTTTGTATATACTCTGCACAGCTGGAATGAGAATCCTACCTGAAAG TCAGCAAGAAGCTCTTCTCGAGGATCTGCGCACTGACATCCCAGTCCACTTCAACTTCCTCTTCTCCGACTCCCACGTAGAAGTCATTTCTGGAAAACAGGAAG GTGTCTATGCATGGATTGGAATAAACTTTGTCCTTGGAAGGTTTAACCATGTGCACAATG ATGGGGAGGCTGTAGTCGAGGTTCATGTCCCGGGCAGCGATCAACAGGAGGCGCTGGTGAGAAAGAGGACTGCCGGTGTCCTGGACATGGGCGGGGTTTCCACACAGATTGCATACGAAGTGCCCAAAACT GAGGAAGTTGCTAAGAACTTACTGGCGGAGTTCAATTTGGGATGTGACGCACATCGCACAGAGCATGTTTATCGTGTTTATGTGTCCACCTTCCTGGGTTTTGGAGGAAATGCAGCACGCCGAAGATATGAAGAACGCCTCACCAGAAATACTGCCACTCGAAACAA GTTCTTGGGTCAGCAGATTGGTGAGACAGCAGAGTCTCCCCTCCTGGACCCTTGTCTGCCCGCAGACCTGCAGGATGAGATTGGTCCATCTGCACAGAAGCTCCATCTGCGAGGCACAGGAGACTTTGACCGGTGTCGCCAGATTCTCCAGCCGTTCCTCAACCACACAAATGAGACCCACACCTCCCTCAGTGGTATCTACCAGCCGGCCATTGACTACAGCAACAGTCAGTTCTATGGCTTCTCTGAATTCTACTACTGTACGGAGGATGTGCTGCGCATGGGCGGGGATTATAATGCTTCAAAATATACACGGGCTGCTAAG AGTTACTGCGCCACCCAGTGGAAGACTCTGAGGGAGCGCTTTGACTCTGGCTTGTATGCGTCACATGCTGATCTCCACAGACTGAA GTACCAGTGTTTTAAATCAGCTTGGATGTATGAAGTATTACACTCAGGCTTCTCTTTCCCGGCCAATTACAAAAACCTAAAGACGGCGCTGCTGGTCTATGATAAGGAGGTCCAGTGGACTCTTGGCGCTATATTGTACCGAACACGGTTTCTGCCTTTGAG GGACATCCAACAGGAAACCCTGAAAGGAGCTCACTCTCACTGGCGGCACAACTTCTCCTTCTTCAACAACCACTACTTATTCCTGGCTTGTTTCTTCATTGTGCTGTTGTCTATTATGTTGTACCTGATGCGACTCCGCCGCATCCACCGGCACGCGGCCCAACTCTGCACCCCCTCCTCCGTACCGTGGCTAGAAGAGGGCCTCAGCTCACCCACGCTTCCCATCACCCTCTAA
- the slc25a37 gene encoding mitoferrin-1 isoform X1: MELSSEPAAAALEMPQSQKDDGPLVSDGDYESLPPHVSVATHMTAGAVAGILEHTVMYPVDSVKTRMQCLQPDPNAQYRSVYGALKRIIQTEGIFRPLRGLNITMMGAGPAHALYFACYERVKRSLSDVIQSGGNSHLANGLAGSVATVLHDAVMNPAEVVKQRMQMYNSPYRGLLDCVQTISRTEGMGAFYRSYSTQLTMNIPFQAVHFITYELMQEQLNPHRHYHPGSHILSGAAAGAISAAITTPLDVCKTLLNTQENVALHSMKISGHLTGMANTFRTVYRLGGMAAFFKGVQARIIYQMPSTAIAWSVYEFFKYFLTKQ, encoded by the exons ATGGAGCTGAGCTCGGAGCCTGCGGCGGCAGCGCTGGAGATGCCGCAGAGCCAGAAAGACGACGGCCCTCTCGTCAGCGACGGCGACTACGAGAGCCTGCCGCCTCATGTCTCGGTGGCGACCCACATGACAGCGGGAGCCGTGGCTGGCATCCTGGAGCACACGGTGATGTACCCCGTGGACTCCGTCAAG ACCAGGATGCAGTGCCTGCAGCCAGACCCGAACGCACAGTACAGAAGTGTGTATGGGGCTCTGAAACGGATCATTCAGACCGAGGGGATCTTCAGGCCTCTGAGGGGCCTCAACATCACCATGATGGGAGCGGGGCCGGCCCATGCGCTCTACTTCGCCTGCTACGAGCGGGTCAAACGCTCACTCAGTGACGTCATTCAGAGTGGAGGCAACAGCCATTTAGCCAACG GTCTGGCAGGTAGTGTGGCCACTGTGCTCCATGATGCAGTCATGAACCCAGCTGAAG TGGTAAAGCAGCGGATGCAAATGTACAACTCTCCATATCGAGGACTGCTGGACTGTGTTCAAACGATATCGCGGACCGAAGGCATGGGCGCGTTCTACCGCAGCTACAGCACGCAGCTGACCATGAACATCCCCTTCCAGGCCGTTCATTTCATCACCTACGAGCTGATGCAGGAACAGTTAAACCCCCACAGACATTACCACCCTGGCAGCCACATACTGTCGGGAGCAGCGGCAGGAGCCATTTCTGCGGCGATAACCACTCCGCTCGACGTTTGTAAAACGCTGCTCAACACCCAAGAGAATGTAGCGCTGCACTCCATGAAAATCAGCGGCCACTTAACAGGGATGGCCAACACCTTCAGGACAGTGTATCGGCTTGGCGGAATGGCAGCCTTCTTCAAAGGGGTCCAAGCAAGGATTATATACCAGATGCCCTCCACTGCCATCGCCTGGTCCGTGTATGAGTTCTTCAAGTACTTCCTGACGAAGCAGTAG
- the entpd4 gene encoding ectonucleoside triphosphate diphosphohydrolase 4 isoform X1 — protein MGRISFSCLFPASWHFSLSSQVLPRLLVPSLRQLLFIGLVLCLIGLLYLQLVTGKGHASWIRKENNFHRHLARVTDVDATDTSNPDLNYGLVVDCGSSGSRVFVYCWPRHNGNPHELLDIRQMRDQHRKPVVMKIKPGISELAKTPEKASNYIYPLLSFAAEHIPKNKHQETPLYILCTAGMRILPESQQEALLEDLRTDIPVHFNFLFSDSHVEVISGKQEGVYAWIGINFVLGRFNHVHNDGEAVVEVHVPGSDQQEALVRKRTAGVLDMGGVSTQIAYEVPKTVSFASPQQEEVAKNLLAEFNLGCDAHRTEHVYRVYVSTFLGFGGNAARRRYEERLTRNTATRNKFLGQQIGETAESPLLDPCLPADLQDEIGPSAQKLHLRGTGDFDRCRQILQPFLNHTNETHTSLSGIYQPAIDYSNSQFYGFSEFYYCTEDVLRMGGDYNASKYTRAAKSYCATQWKTLRERFDSGLYASHADLHRLKYQCFKSAWMYEVLHSGFSFPANYKNLKTALLVYDKEVQWTLGAILYRTRFLPLRDIQQETLKGAHSHWRHNFSFFNNHYLFLACFFIVLLSIMLYLMRLRRIHRHAAQLCTPSSVPWLEEGLSSPTLPITL, from the exons ATGGGAAG GATCAGCTTTTCGTGCCTGTTCCCAGCCTCCTGGCACTTCAGCCTGTCGTCCCAGGTTCTTCCTCGGCTCCTCGTCCCTTCCCTCAGACAGCTGCTCTTCATCGGCCTGGTGCTCTGCCTCATAGGACTGCTCTACCTGCAGCTTGTCACGGGAAAGGGCCACGCCAGCTGGATCAGGAAGGAAAATAATTTCCACAG GCACTTGGCAAGGGTGACTGATGTGGATGCGACGGATACCAGCAACCCCGACCTGAACTACGGCTTGGTGGTGGACTGTGGCAGCAGCGGCTCTAGAGTATTTGTTTACTGCTGGCCCAGGCACAATGGTAATCCTCATGAGCTGTTGGACATCCGGCAAATGCGAGATCAACACCGCAAGCCAGTGGTAATGAAGATCAAACCGG GTATCTCTGAATTGGCTAAAACGCCAGAGAAAGCAAGTAATTATATTTATCCACTGCTGAGCTTTGCAGCCGAACACATTCCCAAAAATAAGCACCAGGAAACCCCTTTGTATATACTCTGCACAGCTGGAATGAGAATCCTACCTGAAAG TCAGCAAGAAGCTCTTCTCGAGGATCTGCGCACTGACATCCCAGTCCACTTCAACTTCCTCTTCTCCGACTCCCACGTAGAAGTCATTTCTGGAAAACAGGAAG GTGTCTATGCATGGATTGGAATAAACTTTGTCCTTGGAAGGTTTAACCATGTGCACAATG ATGGGGAGGCTGTAGTCGAGGTTCATGTCCCGGGCAGCGATCAACAGGAGGCGCTGGTGAGAAAGAGGACTGCCGGTGTCCTGGACATGGGCGGGGTTTCCACACAGATTGCATACGAAGTGCCCAAAACTGTAAGCTTTGCTTCTCCACAACAG GAGGAAGTTGCTAAGAACTTACTGGCGGAGTTCAATTTGGGATGTGACGCACATCGCACAGAGCATGTTTATCGTGTTTATGTGTCCACCTTCCTGGGTTTTGGAGGAAATGCAGCACGCCGAAGATATGAAGAACGCCTCACCAGAAATACTGCCACTCGAAACAA GTTCTTGGGTCAGCAGATTGGTGAGACAGCAGAGTCTCCCCTCCTGGACCCTTGTCTGCCCGCAGACCTGCAGGATGAGATTGGTCCATCTGCACAGAAGCTCCATCTGCGAGGCACAGGAGACTTTGACCGGTGTCGCCAGATTCTCCAGCCGTTCCTCAACCACACAAATGAGACCCACACCTCCCTCAGTGGTATCTACCAGCCGGCCATTGACTACAGCAACAGTCAGTTCTATGGCTTCTCTGAATTCTACTACTGTACGGAGGATGTGCTGCGCATGGGCGGGGATTATAATGCTTCAAAATATACACGGGCTGCTAAG AGTTACTGCGCCACCCAGTGGAAGACTCTGAGGGAGCGCTTTGACTCTGGCTTGTATGCGTCACATGCTGATCTCCACAGACTGAA GTACCAGTGTTTTAAATCAGCTTGGATGTATGAAGTATTACACTCAGGCTTCTCTTTCCCGGCCAATTACAAAAACCTAAAGACGGCGCTGCTGGTCTATGATAAGGAGGTCCAGTGGACTCTTGGCGCTATATTGTACCGAACACGGTTTCTGCCTTTGAG GGACATCCAACAGGAAACCCTGAAAGGAGCTCACTCTCACTGGCGGCACAACTTCTCCTTCTTCAACAACCACTACTTATTCCTGGCTTGTTTCTTCATTGTGCTGTTGTCTATTATGTTGTACCTGATGCGACTCCGCCGCATCCACCGGCACGCGGCCCAACTCTGCACCCCCTCCTCCGTACCGTGGCTAGAAGAGGGCCTCAGCTCACCCACGCTTCCCATCACCCTCTAA